From the genome of Hymenobacter gelipurpurascens:
CAAAGGAGCTGTTTGGTTTAAATACCAGGCAGCTCCTCTCTTTTGCCGCCGTCGTAGCCATTTAAAACTTGTCGCCACTTCGCTAACGGCAACGCGGATGGCGTGAGCGTTACACGGCCGAAATATGCACAGCGATAAATAGACGAAGGCAGCAAAAGTAGCCTGCCTGGTTGAGGTGAATTCTCAAGTTAAGTGAACACAAAGTTGATCCAGTAACGTCTTCTCATTGGGCACCGTAAGGCCTCCAGGACCAAATGTGGCTAGGCCTATTTATGCCTTTCGAGTAGTGTTTCTACTTGTCGAAAAAGCTTCAAAGCAATGGCCTGGATAGCCAAAAGCAGGGGAGGGGTACGGAAGCGTCTGGCGTATAGTAGAAGAGAATGCTAGGTAAGAAGCCTGTCAGATAGATGTCAAAAACGCGCTGCGAAACACTTAGTGTCATCCCATCTGAAACCGCATGCAAGCCTATTGCCCCTGACAATACGGACTCTACTGCTCCTTTTTTACTCTACTGTGAAGGAACACCAGTTTTAATCTATGCAGATCTGAAAACAGCATGTTACACCTGCTGGCGTCAAGATCTACCAAAGAGTTGGCAACTGACTGAATTGAGCTGTGGTATTACATGCGCTACAGATGCAGACGTATATCCTGATATAAGTTGACTGCTGGTGCAAGATTATCAACCTAAGCCCCAGGAAAACCCAAGTGAATACGGATAGTCCTGTACTAGCGTAGTTGAATCGCTAGCAGTACTATAGCTCAGAGATGCTTTTTTATTTTCCCTGATGACACCACGCAAGTCAAGCAGTTGGCAAGGGAAGAAGTAGAGCGCTATTTCTTCTCTACAAATGGCGCTTACAAAGAATTAGAGTTGTTTGACCATTTGGGTGTATATTGCAATGCATTCGACTAATAACCATTTGGGCATGGACCATACTGAGACAGTAGGGCAGAGGTTTTTAAAGTTAATTTCTCATTTGGGCATATCGAAAAATGCCTTCGCGGCTTCTCTTGATAAAACCGCCACGGTCATCCAACATCTTGTCGATGAGAGGAATAAGCCGGGATTTGACCTTTTGTGCAAGGTTTTTGATGTATATCCAAATGTATCTAAAGATTGGTTGTTGCAGGGTATAGGTCCTATGCTAACGGACGACGTGAGTGACTCGCCTGAATCTGAAAAAGAGACTCGGGCAACTGCCGCTGCCGTAGCCCAAGCAGGAAATGTAACCGAAAATACTCCTACGCCTCAACTGAATACGCCGGCAGATAGGACTTCCTCAGAACCCATAGTTGCAGCAGCAGAAGTACCTAGGCCTCTCCAGGAGCCAGCCGTAGCACCAGCTGTGGCGCAAATGCCAACTGCTGTTCCTGAGCCTGCGGCAGTATTGCCTACTACTGCAGTAGCAACTGGCAGCCCTATGGTAGCGCCTGTTTCAGCTCCAGCGGATTCGAGTTGGCAGGCGGCGTTGTACACGCAGCAGATGGCCCATCAACTGGCACTCGCTGAGCTACGCAATCAGCACTTGCAGGACCAGCAGCGCCTGATGCAGCAAATGATGGATCTTATGCAGCGGCAGCTTACGCGCTAAACTACTGGCCTACGAGGTCAGGGTAGATTGCTACCTGCTTCCCCAAACGACCAAGAGCAGCACGCCCCGATTCCATTATCTGGATCGGGGCGTGCTGCTCTTGGTCGTTTTCTAGGCTATTATGTCTTAGTGCTGAAATACTTCTATCCCAACTTCTTCCGCTTCCATCAGGTTTTGCGGGTTCACGGCGGTGAGGCGCAGGCGCTTCAGTTCGCCCACCAGGAGTGGGTCGTATTTGGCCGTTACCCGGATATAGTTGGGCGTGAAGCCTTCCATCTGGCCGTTGGTCACGTCGTCCTCGAACAGCACGGCTGTTTCCAGGCCTACGTGCTGCTCGTAGAAATGTCGTTTCTTCTTCTCGGAGAGGCTCCGCAACTGGGTGGTGCGCTCGTGGCGGTGGCGGTCCTGCACACGACCGGGAAGGGTAGGTGCCAGCGTGTTTTCGCGCTCCGAGTAGGGGAATACGTGGAGGTAGCTTACGTCCAGCTCATTCAGGAACTGATACGTTTCCAGGAAATCAGCCTCCGTTTCGCCGGGAAAGCCTACGATGACATCTACCCCGATGCAGGCGTGCGGCATTACTTCCTTAATGAGGCGTACGCGTTCCACATACAGCTCGCGACGGTAGCGGCGGCGCATGAGACCCAGAATCTTGTTGGAGCCCGATTGCAGCGGAATATGAAAGTGCGGCATAAAACGCTTAGAGCGCGCCACGAAGCGGATTATTTCATCCGATAACAGGTTAGGCTCACACGAGCTGATGCGGAAACGCTCAATGCCTTCTACCTCATCGAGGGCCTGTACCAGGTCATAGAAATTCTCGCGCCGCTCACGTTCCGGACCCTGCAGGCCGAAGTCGCCGAGATTTACGCCCGTCAGCACAATTTCCTTTACGCCAGTTTCGGCCAGCTTCTGCACGCGCTCTACCACGCTCTGCACGGAATCGGAGCGGCTGTTGCCGCGGGCCAGCGGTATGGTGCAAAAAGTGCAGGAGTAGTCGCAGCCATCCTGCACCTTCAGGAAAGTGCGGGTTCGGTCGCCGTAGCTATGGGCCGCATGGAACTCCGTAGCCTCTGAAATAGGCGAGGCAAACACCCGGCCCGGCTGCCCGGCGGCCGGTTTCTGGAAGCCCGCCAAGGTTTCTACCAGCTGAAATTTCTCGGCCGCTCCCAGCACGGCGTGCACCCCTGGTATTTCGGCAATTTCCTGCGGCTTCAGCTGGGCATAGCAGCCCACAATGGCCACGAAAGCCTCTGGATTATGCTTCAGCGCTTCCTTCACCACCTTACGGCACTTGCGGTCGGCGTGGTCCGTGACGGAGCACGTATTGATAACGTAAATATCGGCGGCATCTTCAAAGGCCGCTTTCTCGAAGCCGTGCTCCTCAAACTGCCGGCCAATGGCCGAGGTTTCGGAGAAATTGAGCTTGCAGCCCAACGTATAAAAAGCAACTTTCCTGGTTTCCATAAGCAAGGCGGCAAAGATACGACAGTTACGCCGTATCGTGGCGGTGCGGGAGTGGCCTAGAGCCGGTCTGTTACCAGCTGCATAAGCTGTGGTAGCTCTCGAGCAGCCTTTAACTCTGTAGCCGTCAGGAACGGTTCCCACTCCAGGCCCCTGGCTCGGCGAAAAACAGCGGGCAGTGGCTGATTTGCCAGCTGCGGAAACTCCTCCAGCAGTTCGTTGCGGTGGCGGAAGATAGCGCGGGCCGGAAGCTCGTTGATAAACTCGCGCCACTGCGGGCGCATGGCGGTGGCCCCGTACGTGACAGCGCACAGCGAGCAGGCATAGGTGGCGGGCGAGAAGGTTTTGTGAAGCGTATCGAGCAGGCCATTTACCAGCCCGGCGTCGGCATTATACACGAAAAGCAACTCGGGCAACTCAGTCGTCATTACGCTACTTTTTCAGGAAGTCATCAAATGAAGCCTGCTCGTAGGCCTGTCCAAGCTGAAGTTGCGACTTGGGCACCCGTCGGTCTTTTTCGATGACCTGGCGCGCTACATTATCATACGTGATGCCTCCAACGGGAGTCATCACCCCAAACCCATCGGTAAAGCAGTAAAACGCAACCCCGCCAGGCCAGGCAGCGGGCGCAGGAGCCAGCAGGTCTCGGCTCCAGACAAAACCTGTCCGCGGAAGCTGGAGCTGCTGCAGAAGCGTGGCGGCCACATCGGTCTGGCTGCCGTAGTTCTCAACCACGACGCCTCGCGCCGATGGCCTTAGCGCGCCGCCGGTCAGGAGCAGCGGAATCTTGAATTTCGCCGGCGCCTCATTGGGCGTATCGCCGGGCTGATGATGGCCGTGGTCGGCTACGAGCACTACCAGCGTCTTTTGCCACCACGGCTGCAGCTTGGCCTGGGCCAAGAACTGGCCTAGCACATGATCTGTGTAGTACATGGAGTTGCGGAAACGGCTGGCTTCATCAGCACCCCGAAAGCGGGGTTTCATAGGTACATCGAAGGGCTCGTGGCTGCTAAGCGTAAAGGCCGTCACGAAAAACGGCTGCCGCTGCTGGGGTAACTCGCGCAGCATGCGGTTCAGCACCACATGATCGTGGGCGCCCCATTTGGAGTTCTGGTCGGCTGGTGCAAAGTCGGCGCGCTCCGTGAAACGCTCATAGCCGGCCGTGACGAGGTAGCTTTTCATGTTGGCAAAGGCCAGCTCGCCGCCATGATAATAGGCTGTACTATACCCCGCGCCTTTCAGCACACGCGCCAGGTGAGGAAGCTGCTCGGTTTTGCGCGGATACTTAATTATGCTGGTGGCCGGCTGATTCGGATAGCCGGAAAGCAAGGCAACCAAGCCTTTCTGGCTTCGGTCGCCGGCGGCATACAAGTGGCGGAAGCTCACATCCGTGCGGGCCAGGCTATCCAGAGTTGGCGTGACACCCTTTTCGCCGCCGAGGTGGCCTACCAGCTTGCCCGTGAAGCTTTCCAGAATGATGAACAGCACATTGGGCCGCGGCGTGCGCAGCAGCTGTGTGGTATCGGGTGCAGGTGCATACAGGCCTGCCACCAGGCGCTGGGCCGTAGAATCGGGGAGGAACTGATAGGGGTTCGGGCCATTGTTTTGCAGCAGCAGCGAATTGGTCACGTTCCAGGCTATATTCACGGCGGCGTGGTTAGCGAAAGGCTGGCTGGAAAAGTACACGTCGCTCTGGTTCACCGGAATCTGCTGAGTGCCGCCCCGCATGGGCAATAGTAGCAGCAGGATGTAGAGGAAGCCTGCCAGCGCCGCCCGGCCGCGACCGAAGCCCTCCGGTAACGCCGGCAGGTGGCCTACCAGCTTCTGATAAAGTATCCAGCCCAGCACCAACAGGCCTAACAACAGCGCCAGCAGCAACAGCACCGGCGCGCCTTCCGCAGAAGCTGCCATTTCGTTGGGCGTAGCCAGATACTGCAGGGGCGTGGCATCGAGCCGGAAGCCCCAGACGCGGTATAACTCCAGGTCGGCCACCGTGAAGCAAGCCACCACAATACCCAATACGGCCGTAAAGAAGCGAATCAGCCGGTCGAGCGGAAAGCGGGGTAGCAGGCTGCCCAGTATAAATAGAATAAAGGGAGGCAGACACAAGTAGGCAGTGGCCGAAACATCGAGCCGCAAGCCATAGCCAAAAATGCGCGGAACCGTGCCAGCTGCTAGGGCGCCTGTTTTCGCAAAATGGTAGAGTAGAAATACGGCCTTTGCGGCCACGAAATACGTCAGCCAAAACAAAAAATACCGTGGCTGAAACGCGAAGCGGGTTCTCACAAGGACAAAGGTAACGCAACCAACGAAGGGGTTGCTTCCTGTTGGAGCAGTTTAGGGGAGTTGTGTCGCGCTAGGCCAACGGCTGTAGGCCTGTTATATAATAGGAGAGGCCTGCAAAATCATCTCTTTTCTCAAAAGATGCGCCTGACAGCGCCCAGAAACCTTGCTTCTGTCCTGCAAAGGACTTACAAACGCTTGTAAGTTCTCTTGATTAGGAGGTTTCAGTAGTTAAAGACAATATTTTGATAGAAGTACCGTCGAAAATATAGTCTTTGTGGATAAAATTAGGTCGTTAATCGAAAAATGACCCTTAATAGATAGGGGTGTTTGGAAAATATGTCTGTAAGCTTCTACCTTTGCTTCAGTAATCCCAACTGACAGTTCACTTCAATCTTTGCATGGCAACCCTTCGCTTTAAAGCTTTAGAGATAGTTGATCATCGCCAGCCAGTGGCGGTGACTATTTACGGCGAACGTCGTTCTGACTCATACGGTAAAAACGTATTCAACCTCGACGCGATGCGGGCTACCATGCCCGGCGAATATTTCAAAAAGCTGCAGGCAGCTATTAAGCAAGGTTCTCCAGTTGAACGCAGTGTTGCCGATGCCGTTGCCTCGGCCATGAAAACCTGGGCCATGGCGAAAGGTGCCACGCACTACACGCACTGGTTCCAGCCCCTCACGGGTGCTACCGCTGAAAAGCACGACTCTTTCTTCGACCTGAACTCGGATGGTCGTCCGATTGAGAATTTCAAGGGTTCTGCGCTGGTGCAGCAGGAGCCGGATGCTTCGTCGTTCCCGAACGGCGGTATCCGCAACACGTTTGAGGCCCGTGGCTATACCGCCTGGGATCCTACGTCGCCCGCTTTCATCATTGAAACCGCTGGCGCCAAAACCTTGTGTATCCCGACCATCTTTGTGGCCTACACCGGCGAAGCCCTCGACTATAAAGCTCCTTTGCTGAAGTCGTTGGCCTCTCTGGAAAAGGCGGCTGTTGATGTGTGCCACTACTTCGATAAAGACGTACAGCGCGTGCATACCACGCTGGGCATCGAGCAGGAGTACTTCCTGGTTGATAAGGCCTTGTATAATGCCCGCCCAGACCTCGTGATGACGGGCCGCACGTTGTTTGGCCACGCGCCCGCCAAAGGTCAGCAACTTGAAGACCATTACTTCGGCTCGATACCGGCGCGCGTACACGCCTACATGCTGGACTACGAAGAGGAAGCCAACAAACTGGGCATTCCGCTACGTACGCGCCATAACGAGGTAGCTCCACACCAGTTCGAGTGCGCGCCTACCTTCGAAGATGCCAACCTGGCCGTTGACCACAATCAGCTCCTGATGGATATCATGGAGCGTGTGGCCGACAAGCACAACTTCAAGGTGCTGCTGCACGAGAAGCCTTTTGCCGGCGTAAACGGCTCAGGCAAGCACAACAACTGGGCAATGAGCACCGATACAGGTGTAAACCTGCTCGCGCCTGGCCGCCGCCCAAAGGAGAACCTACAGTTCCTGGCATTCTTCATCACCACTATCAAAGCCGTACACCGCTACGGCGACTTGCTGCGCGCCAGCATCGCTTCGGCCAGCAACGACCACCGTTTGGGCGCCAACGAAGCGCCGCCGGCTATCATGTCGGTGTTCGTGGGTTCGATGCTGGACTCGGTACTTGATGAGTTGGAGCGCACTGCTAAAGTGCCCCTGGACAAGGGCGACAACATTTACCTGAAGCTCGGTATTGATAAGATTCCGGCTATCCTGCTCGATAACACCGACCGGAACCGGACATCGCCGTTTGCTTTCACCGGAAACAAATTTGAATTCCGTGCGGTAGGCTCCTCGGCCAATAGCTCTTCGGCTATGACCACGCTTAACACTATTGTGGCAGAGCAGCTCATTGACTTCAAGAAGTCGGTAGATGCACTGATTGAGCAGGGCAAGAAGAAGGAAGTGGCTATTGTAGAGGTGCTGCGTGAATACGTCATCAGCTCCAAAAACATTCGCTTCGAAGGCAACGGCTATTCCGACGAGTGGAAGGATGAGGCGGCAGCCCGTGGCCTAGCCAATGTGCCTACCACGCCCCAGGCGCTGGATGCCTTAGTACAGGAAGATGCTTCGTCGCTGTTCGAGCGTCACCGCATTTTCTCGCATGTAGAGCTACACGCCCGCCACGAGATTCTGCTGGAAGACTATATCAAGAAGATTCAGATTGAGAGCCGCGTAATGGGTGACTTGGCCATCAACCACATCATCCCAACGGCAGTGGCCTACCAGACCAAACTGGTAACTAACGTACGCGGTCTGCGTGAGCTTGGCCTCGATGATGAGAACTCGCAGGTTACAGTGGATACTATTAAAGCCATTTCGCGTCACATCAGCATCATCAAAACCAACGTGGATGAGATGGTGAACAGCCGCAAAGTGGCCAACAAACTAGACGATACGCGCGAACGGGCCATTGCCTATTGCGAAACCGTCAAAACGCATTTCGACACCATTCGCCGCTCCGTGGATAAGCTGGAGCTGATGGTGGCCGATGAGGACTGGCCCCTGGTAAAGTACCGCGAACTGTTGTTCCGACACTAAGTCCAGAGTCAGAATCGCGCCGGAGTTGGGTGGGAATTTTCTCCGCGCCGCGATTTCAGAAAAGCCGTTTCCGGGTGGGGGCGGCTTTTTTTTGTGCAGTTCACAATAATCGGCCCTTGTAGCGCAATAGGCCACATTGATATTGATAGAGTAAGGTTAAGTAGGTTGTGGTTTGCTGTAAAACATACCCAAAGTGTACCCAAAACAGGATTTATGGCTCGCATACGTCAGGCCTTTTACAATAAGTTTCGTCTGCATGTGTACCTGCGGCGGCCCAACAGCGAGGGCTTCCATCAGGTGCGCATCGTCTGCTATTTCCACGGCACGGACTTCTCCGTGTCGCCGGGCCTGCTGATTTTGCCCGAACGCAAAACGGCGCGCAAAACCCATCAACTATTTGAGCCGAAGACGGGCCGGGTGCTGTCCGACCATCCGGAAGCGGATTATATTAATGAGGAGCTGGGCAAGTGGGAGAAGAAGCTACGGGACGCGTTCCGCACGCTCGCAGGCCCGCTTGGCACGACGCAGGTAACGCGGGACATGATGGAGGAAGCGGTGTTCCCTGCCACCACGCCTTCGCAAGCTCCCGCA
Proteins encoded in this window:
- the mtaB gene encoding tRNA (N(6)-L-threonylcarbamoyladenosine(37)-C(2))-methylthiotransferase MtaB; the encoded protein is METRKVAFYTLGCKLNFSETSAIGRQFEEHGFEKAAFEDAADIYVINTCSVTDHADRKCRKVVKEALKHNPEAFVAIVGCYAQLKPQEIAEIPGVHAVLGAAEKFQLVETLAGFQKPAAGQPGRVFASPISEATEFHAAHSYGDRTRTFLKVQDGCDYSCTFCTIPLARGNSRSDSVQSVVERVQKLAETGVKEIVLTGVNLGDFGLQGPERERRENFYDLVQALDEVEGIERFRISSCEPNLLSDEIIRFVARSKRFMPHFHIPLQSGSNKILGLMRRRYRRELYVERVRLIKEVMPHACIGVDVIVGFPGETEADFLETYQFLNELDVSYLHVFPYSERENTLAPTLPGRVQDRHRHERTTQLRSLSEKKKRHFYEQHVGLETAVLFEDDVTNGQMEGFTPNYIRVTAKYDPLLVGELKRLRLTAVNPQNLMEAEEVGIEVFQH
- a CDS encoding LTA synthase family protein, encoding MRTRFAFQPRYFLFWLTYFVAAKAVFLLYHFAKTGALAAGTVPRIFGYGLRLDVSATAYLCLPPFILFILGSLLPRFPLDRLIRFFTAVLGIVVACFTVADLELYRVWGFRLDATPLQYLATPNEMAASAEGAPVLLLLALLLGLLVLGWILYQKLVGHLPALPEGFGRGRAALAGFLYILLLLLPMRGGTQQIPVNQSDVYFSSQPFANHAAVNIAWNVTNSLLLQNNGPNPYQFLPDSTAQRLVAGLYAPAPDTTQLLRTPRPNVLFIILESFTGKLVGHLGGEKGVTPTLDSLARTDVSFRHLYAAGDRSQKGLVALLSGYPNQPATSIIKYPRKTEQLPHLARVLKGAGYSTAYYHGGELAFANMKSYLVTAGYERFTERADFAPADQNSKWGAHDHVVLNRMLRELPQQRQPFFVTAFTLSSHEPFDVPMKPRFRGADEASRFRNSMYYTDHVLGQFLAQAKLQPWWQKTLVVLVADHGHHQPGDTPNEAPAKFKIPLLLTGGALRPSARGVVVENYGSQTDVAATLLQQLQLPRTGFVWSRDLLAPAPAAWPGGVAFYCFTDGFGVMTPVGGITYDNVARQVIEKDRRVPKSQLQLGQAYEQASFDDFLKK
- a CDS encoding glutamine synthetase III family protein; its protein translation is MATLRFKALEIVDHRQPVAVTIYGERRSDSYGKNVFNLDAMRATMPGEYFKKLQAAIKQGSPVERSVADAVASAMKTWAMAKGATHYTHWFQPLTGATAEKHDSFFDLNSDGRPIENFKGSALVQQEPDASSFPNGGIRNTFEARGYTAWDPTSPAFIIETAGAKTLCIPTIFVAYTGEALDYKAPLLKSLASLEKAAVDVCHYFDKDVQRVHTTLGIEQEYFLVDKALYNARPDLVMTGRTLFGHAPAKGQQLEDHYFGSIPARVHAYMLDYEEEANKLGIPLRTRHNEVAPHQFECAPTFEDANLAVDHNQLLMDIMERVADKHNFKVLLHEKPFAGVNGSGKHNNWAMSTDTGVNLLAPGRRPKENLQFLAFFITTIKAVHRYGDLLRASIASASNDHRLGANEAPPAIMSVFVGSMLDSVLDELERTAKVPLDKGDNIYLKLGIDKIPAILLDNTDRNRTSPFAFTGNKFEFRAVGSSANSSSAMTTLNTIVAEQLIDFKKSVDALIEQGKKKEVAIVEVLREYVISSKNIRFEGNGYSDEWKDEAAARGLANVPTTPQALDALVQEDASSLFERHRIFSHVELHARHEILLEDYIKKIQIESRVMGDLAINHIIPTAVAYQTKLVTNVRGLRELGLDDENSQVTVDTIKAISRHISIIKTNVDEMVNSRKVANKLDDTRERAIAYCETVKTHFDTIRRSVDKLELMVADEDWPLVKYRELLFRH